The Streptomyces sp. NBC_00162 genome window below encodes:
- a CDS encoding discoidin domain-containing protein produces MHLNASARPPSLRSFRLFRGGLHPLLLAGTAVLVLVAGLLLAWPERAGAAADPLISRGKPATASSVETSSLSAKNAFDGDPATRWASAEGKDPQWIRVDLGASATVSRVRLTWEAAYAKAYRVEMSADGASWTSVATEAAGNGGVDDWTGLSGKGRYLRVHGTARGTAYGYSLFEAEVYGTLDGGPPPGGAFTVVAAGDIAAQCTASDSGCAHPKTAALAQRIDPKFYLTMGDNQYDDARISDFRTYYDKSWGAFKAKTRPVPGNHETYDPAGSLAGYKAYFGSIAFPQGKSWYSYDEGNWHFIALDSNSFDQAAQTDWLKADLAANTRQCVAAYWHHPLFSSGGHGNDPVSKPVWKILYAAKADLVLNGHDHHYERFAPQDADGRATADGIVEIVGGMGGAEPYPIEQVQPNSQKRISGPYGVVKLEFSDSGYGWTYVATDGQVKDTSPKYSCH; encoded by the coding sequence ATGCACCTGAACGCTTCCGCTCGACCCCCCTCGCTCCGCTCGTTCCGCCTGTTCCGCGGCGGACTTCACCCACTCCTCCTCGCGGGCACCGCCGTGCTCGTCCTCGTCGCCGGGCTCCTGCTCGCCTGGCCCGAACGGGCCGGGGCCGCCGCCGACCCCCTCATATCGCGCGGGAAGCCGGCCACCGCGTCCTCCGTCGAAACCTCGTCCCTGAGCGCGAAGAACGCCTTCGACGGCGACCCGGCCACCCGCTGGGCCAGCGCCGAGGGCAAAGACCCGCAGTGGATCCGGGTCGACCTCGGCGCCTCCGCCACCGTCTCGCGCGTGAGACTGACCTGGGAGGCGGCCTACGCGAAGGCGTACCGCGTCGAGATGTCCGCCGACGGCGCCTCCTGGACGTCCGTCGCCACCGAGGCCGCGGGCAACGGCGGCGTCGACGACTGGACCGGCCTGTCCGGCAAGGGGCGGTACCTGCGCGTCCACGGAACCGCGCGCGGCACCGCGTACGGCTACTCGCTCTTCGAGGCCGAGGTGTACGGCACCCTCGACGGCGGACCGCCGCCCGGCGGCGCCTTCACGGTGGTCGCGGCCGGTGACATCGCCGCCCAGTGCACGGCCTCCGACAGCGGCTGCGCGCACCCCAAGACCGCCGCGCTCGCCCAGCGGATCGACCCGAAGTTCTATCTGACGATGGGCGACAACCAGTACGACGACGCCCGGATCTCCGACTTCCGCACCTATTACGACAAGAGCTGGGGCGCCTTCAAGGCCAAGACCCGGCCGGTGCCGGGCAACCACGAGACCTACGACCCGGCCGGCTCCCTCGCCGGGTACAAGGCCTACTTCGGAAGCATCGCCTTCCCGCAGGGCAAGAGCTGGTACAGCTACGACGAGGGCAACTGGCACTTCATCGCCCTCGACTCCAACTCCTTCGACCAGGCCGCCCAGACCGACTGGCTCAAGGCCGACCTCGCCGCCAACACCAGGCAGTGCGTCGCCGCCTACTGGCACCACCCGCTGTTCTCGTCCGGCGGGCACGGCAACGACCCGGTCTCCAAGCCCGTCTGGAAGATCCTCTACGCCGCCAAGGCCGACCTCGTCCTGAACGGCCACGACCACCACTACGAGCGGTTCGCCCCGCAGGACGCCGACGGCAGGGCGACCGCCGACGGGATCGTGGAGATCGTCGGCGGGATGGGCGGCGCCGAGCCGTACCCGATCGAACAGGTCCAGCCCAACAGCCAGAAGCGGATCAGCGGTCCCTACGGCGTGGTGAAGCTGGAGTTCTCCGACTCCGGCTACGGATGGACGTACGTCGCCACGGACGGCCAGGTCAAGGACACGAGCCCGAAGTACAGCTGCCACTGA